Proteins found in one Plasmodium gaboni strain SY75 chromosome 13, whole genome shotgun sequence genomic segment:
- a CDS encoding septum formation protein MAF-like protein: MKDYSHIIGSGDLFNNEDRCWVLLASKSPRRIELMKLMGIKNLYICESGFEENLDKSIFSCAEDYVKENALKKGLNVVENVWFSYNTETEDITANDINDLNIKVKREKNSNHSNDYNKYEIMNINSKFEPLPKIIISCDTIVTLNNEIIEKPVNKKHAHDILKKLSSNVHSVFTAVCIFLYKKKIPITFIEKTQVHFDDLMEQDILQYINTKEPYDKAGAYSIQGVGSQFIKKIDGCYYNVMGLPINKLSKILTKLYIDEEFSL, encoded by the coding sequence ATGAAGGATTATTCTCATATTATTGGATCGGGAGATTTGTTTAACAATGAGGATAGATGTTGGGTTCTTTTGGCTAGTAAATCGCCCCGAAGAATTGAATTAATGAAGTTAATGggtataaaaaatttatatatttgtgaATCAGGTTTTGAAGAAAATTTAGATAAGAGTATATTTTCTTGTGCTGAAGATTATGTTAAAGAAAATGCATTAAAAAAAGGTTTGAATGTTGTTGAAAATGTATGGTTTTCTTATAATACAGAAACTGAAGATATAACTGCgaatgatataaatgatttaAATATCAAAGTAAAGagagaaaaaaatagtaaccattcaaatgattataataaatatgaaataatgaatataaatagtaAGTTTGAACCATTACctaaaataataatatcttGTGATACTATTGTAACTctaaataatgaaataatagaaaagccagtaaataaaaaacatgcacatgatattttaaaaaaattatcatcaaATGTTCATAGCGTATTTACTGCTGTATgtatatttctatataaaaaaaaaataccCATAACTTTTATTGAAAAAACACAGGTACATTTTGATGACTTAATGGAACAAGATATTTTACAGTATATAAATACTAAGGAACCATATGATAAGGCAGGGGCATATTCTATACAAGGTGTGGGATCCCagtttataaaaaaaatagatggttgttattataatgttATGGGTTTGCCTATAAATAAATTGTCTAAAATTTTGACAAAGTTATACATAGATGAAGAATTCTCCttataa
- a CDS encoding hypothetical protein (conserved Plasmodium protein, unknown function) translates to MTTLQKKLSALKSKNRKHSIINKNVDPSLMYNTNNLNNYLRNNKEGNKTYNNMKSNVGVNNAKNMLNVKYAKYSKYRHKGIPKQYFQKKQSPYNNIKRIILKSITWFSYQNFRNMLFRKKKSTIIKDNNGLNVRMMIKNNSNKETVLKKNNEENIKKAPIQNKKKELPKSIHNTKNINNNIKSTKVIKNEKTINVNNGSICRSNSDSNDLLKKNYVFKINKSEAPYIQELLGKMKDDDSILKDKYDNVKNEKEKKKVIKKKKKKKNDQNYSDNSTKISSNKTEENMSCSFAASNKILSNNNLNNNNNNNDNCDDDIESNSVDYKIKIYKNLMENIKPTRSYQLDISHPLYNSLCKNELSYLSSNWHDRINFAFRNIWALSDYMYDEKSEGEREKEFFNELELFHASSNIGACGLVYSLFLQNIEDNELNNYLKKCFVQINKENYPYIYKIYKPKFEDDLIFLFDSIVFTIVLGSTKDNINYNTARKIYSNDLKGKMVLCDCIYNLKRKSNFCLPIANQIDFMGMRIIAEPLIPLNEQYMPIDIIKDIYQHIDMNDYMIDEDILLSSNLLDGASNKMNDKRENYNFTNNEYCDNYMDIINSNTCVDKNDINMLSTNKLNSIKKKKYKPNEQFYGRIMLEIEKYDLEFSDQLKQMSHYMNYDCCILPIGISNYFELNILKNKNNVKIYKSVIDNLYFIRGTEEILPPFLLLNMDKENYITRLRYEFIKYYYEKPLCNTTKAINIKYDEYKSHNNNNIDKIKEATKECINNIDNYIIPKISNFLLNFSDSYDITQVYHSHGININKLGYLLKKNIPDYLSEMVCRELIARTLKCIYYEHIHSFIIKHLKNGNITRNISNQEFNNVTKRKDHGMNNYMDNYVSTTCSNNEINNNNDNDNNDNNDNSDSNDNNRQNYLYSNTYIKHNDHYNLINGNNACCQYTNKKEKMIFSCLCKKCISDWNYFPELTPHKILIRLINLTLNINTFESLTFWNNILIPDCIKKYNINLSEYINIKDIEIYGLLLCIEYHMGISFTNECKQNYKIKLPLTLNDMSNFSTKKDVTFFPNIYSLKNIFPSNINLNVNNFVENNNVNDNYNNMNHLVNKANKYKYKNNLNCSSFNSDINKIYDYENINNKIYNSHDEKSFEGNNFSNNKNNQTNRKNVYLLLEDMIDDNILSQIGDSINKYYPNKYEHNENNKKMNTFKIKENHRFDNSNNYGKQIDFERKHFSLFYPRSTNCLPLYCTWYYKNIEKLYSNILLQEKFKIKNNLKENIIDIIGIQMSNFLSIHNICSVGTCSKIKSYIYEYNIPCHPYCILNEKMKCINYVRSKKAIYLLLNFNINKNVLKLAKIFLHLAYIHFEHGYIEKCLKLCYYIYNNIPTIGSIKRDILILTFQCKLKEEKIQDALLIYKLIIQFSKYYDGEYNINTLWCNILLMQYYYDKANTVEAESIKKKKNSTDLEDDNDCYYKYDNRNVIYNKNIIDLKRKYLINALNYSKKCYHILSSRLNDMCFDYIYIFSLIMLGNILMSLNKFAKAIKYYNLSLQYCTKGKIPIFMLVQNKCLLAECLKKNGNVYKAIELAEECLKILHTNSNKYIPNLDLYIILKLAQMKEYIGCKDLITYYSTVSLKQNSCNNNNIINKKICLSDFINFEQKYLNEKNIKYRNEAINLYIILYEKLKNKKNYAVVKAKDMFGNFYIKDDITYNNNNNNNIEININNDDIERIYELIKEILKIKVISLCMNKQIMFASKLLAIVLSKNSSPFITNLTLMKDKNENRNILFNNMYDDDNIKNVMELNENKNIKNLIYDDILMNNTNHHHHHNNNINGMLNYELSHFHLNKQKKIFEKSCYTKDYDYISVEKILFDDTYFEIEDICEYCYLKCDDNINKCNNNEMIYSLNPSIWFDILFFNVMKGTCNNKELIVLIDLFKFFLTPMQKQLILYHIKSLHNINNKDEYSEYIQYILNREQTKYLHFANVVDKNFHTSWYDNNNKPENFSNFDKKDVIKNIDLLSNIRVTNPNLYSC, encoded by the coding sequence ATGACTACACTACAGAAAAAACTGTCTGCGTTAAAAAGCAAAAATAGAAAACATagtataataaataaaaatgtagaTCCATCATTAATGTATAACACCAacaatttaaataattacTTGAGGAATAACAAGGAGGgaaataaaacatataataatatgaaatcAAATGTAGGTGTAAATAATGcaaaaaatatgttaaatgtaaaatatGCAAAGTATTCAAAATATAGACACAAAGGGATTCCAAAACAATATTTTCAAAAGAAACAATCAccatataataatataaaaaggatAATTCTTAAATCTATTACATGGTTTAGTTATCAAAACTTTAGAAATATGTTATttaggaaaaaaaaaagtacaataataaaagataataatgGATTGAATGTTAGAATGATGATTAAAAACAATAGCAATAAAGAAACggtattaaaaaaaaataatgaagaaaatataaaaaaagcTCCCATACAaaacaagaaaaaagaaCTTCCAAAAAGTATACATAATACTAAAAatatcaataataatataaaaagtacAAAAGTTATTAAGAATgaaaaaacaataaatgtaaataatgGGAGTATATGTAGAAGTAATTCAGATAGTAATGACctattaaaaaaaaattatgtttttaaaataaataaatcaGAAGCTCCATATATTCAAGAATTATTAGGTAAAATGAAAGATGATGATAGTATTTTAAAGgataaatatgataatgtaaaaaatgaaaaagaaaaaaaaaaagttattaaaaagaaaaaaaaaaaaaaaaatgatcAAAATTATAGTGATAACAGTACTAAAATTAGTAGTAATAAAACGGAAGAGAATATGTCCTGTAGTTTTGCAGCATCcaacaaaatattatcaaacaataatcttaataataataataataataatgataattgTGATGATGACATAGAATCCAATTCGGTTGattacaaaataaagatatataaaaatttaatggaaaatataaaaccTACCAGAAGTTACCAATTAGATATAAGTCATCCATTATATAACAGCCTATGTAAAAATGAACTCTCTTATTTAAGTTCTAATTGGCATGATAGAATAAATTTTGCATTTCGTAATATTTGGGCCTTGAGTGATTATATGTATGATGAAAAATCCGAAGGAGAAAGagaaaaagaattttttaatgaatTAGAATTATTTCATGCTTCAAGTAATATAGGAGCATGTGGTTTAGTATATTCGTTATTTCTACAAAATATAGAAGataatgaattaaataattatttaaaaaaatgttttgttcaaataaataaagagAATTATCcctatatttataaaatatataaaccTAAATTTGAAGAtgatttaatatttttatttgatagTATAGTGTTTACTATAGTTCTAGGAAGTAcaaaagataatataaattataatactgcacgaaaaatatatagtaaTGATTTAAAAGGTAAAATGGTTTTATGTgattgtatatataatttaaaaagaaaatcTAACTTTTGTTTACCTATAGCTAACCAAATTGATTTTATGGGTATGCGAATAATAGCAGAACCATTAATCCCTTTAAATGAGCAATATATGCCaatagatataataaaagatatatatcAACACATTGATATGAATGATTATATGATTGACGAAGATATATTACTTTCAAGTAATTTATTGGATGGTGCatcaaataaaatgaatgataaaagagaaaattataattttacaaataatgaatactgtgataattatatggatataataaatagTAATACATGTGTAGacaaaaatgatataaatatgttaagtacaaataaattgaactctataaaaaaaaaaaaatataaaccAAATGAACAATTTTATGGAAGAATAATGCTagaaatagaaaaatatgacTTGGAATTTTCAGATCAATTAAAACAAATGAGTcattatatgaattatgATTGTTGTATTTTGCCTATTGGCATTTCtaattattttgaattgaatatattaaaaaataaaaataatgtaaaaatatataaatcagtaattgataatttatattttataagaGGAACAGAAGAAATATTACCTCCTTTTCTACTTTTGAATATGGATAAGgaaaattatattacaaGATTAAGATatgaatttataaaatattattatgaaaaacCACTATGTAATACTACTAAAgcaataaatataaaatatgatgaatataaaagtcataataataataatatagataaaataaaagaagCAACAAAAGaatgtattaataatattgataattatatcatCCCCAAAATatctaattttttattaaatttttcaGATAGTTATGATATAACACAGGTATATCATTCTCATggaataaatataaataagttaggttatttattaaaaaaaaatataccTGATTATTTGTCAGAAATGGTATGTAGGGAACTTATTGCTCGTACTTTAAAGtgtatttattatgaacacatacattcatttataataaaacatttaaaaaatggaaatatAACAAGGAATATATCAAATCAAGAATTTAATAATGTAACAAAAAGAAAGGATCATGgtatgaataattatatggATAATTATGTATCCACAACATGTAGtaataatgaaattaataataacaatgataatgataataatgataataatgataatagtgatagtaatgataataatagGCAGAATTACTTGTATAgtaatacatatataaaacataacGATCATTATAATCTCATTAATGGTAATAATGCATGTTGTcaatatacaaataaaaaagagaaaatGATTTTTTCATGCTTATgtaaaaaatgtatatcTGATTGGAACTATTTCCCTGAATTAACACctcataaaatattaatacgtttaataaatttaacattaaatattaatactTTTGAGTCTTTAACATTTTggaataatatattaatacctgattgtattaaaaaatataatatcaatttgagtgaatatataaatataaaagatatagAAATATACGGATTGCTCCTTTGTATAGAATATCATATGGGTATATCTTTTACAAATGAATGtaaacaaaattataaaattaaattacCTTTAACTTTGAATGATATGTCTAATTTTTCTACCAAAAAAGATGTAACTTTTTTTccaaatatatatagtttaaaaaatatttttccatcgaatataaatttaaatgtaaataatttcgtagaaaataataatgtaaatgATAACTATAATAACATGAATCATTTAGTTAACAAAGctaataaatataaatataaaaacaatttaaattgttcatcatttaacagtgatataaataaaatatatgacTATGAgaacataaataataaaatttataattctCATGATGAAAAATCATTTGAAGGgaataatttttcaaataataaaaataatcaaaCAAATAGgaaaaatgtatatttattattagaaGATATGATAGATGATAATATACTATCACAAATAGGTGATAGCataaacaaatattatcctaataaatatgaacataatgaaaacaataaaaaaatgaatacatttaaaataaaagagaACCATAGGTTTGATAACTCTAATAATTATGGAAAACAAATTGATTTTGAAAGAAaacatttttctttattttatccAAGATCTACGAACTGTTTGCCGTTATATTGTACATGGTACtacaaaaatattgaaaagttatattcaaatattttattgcAAGAAAAgtttaaaataaaaaataatttaaaagaaaacatTATAGATATAATTGGTATTCAAATGAGCAATTTTTTAAgtattcataatatatgttCTGTTGGTACATGtagtaaaataaaaagttatatatatgaatataatataccTTGTCATCCTTATTGTATTCttaatgaaaaaatgaaatgtATAAATTATGTAAGATCAAAAAAAGcaatttatttattactaaattttaatataaataaaaatgtattaaaattagctaaaatatttcttcatttggcatatatacattttgAGCATGGATATATAGAAAAGTGTCTAAAgttatgttattatatttataataatattccAACTATTGGATCGATAAAAAGAGATATACTTATTTTAACATTTCAATGTAAATTAAAAGAGGAAAAAATCCAAGATGctttattaatttataaattaataatacaatttagtaaatattatgatggcgaatataatataaatacattatggtgtaatatattattaatgcaatattattatgataagGCAAATACTGTCGAAGCAGaaagtataaaaaaaaaaaagaatagTACAGATCTAGAAGATGACAACGattgttattataaatatgataatagaaatgtaatatataataaaaatataatagatttaaaaagaaaatatttaataaatgcATTAAACTATTCAAAAAAATGTTATCATATTCTTTCAAGTAGATTAAATGATATGTGttttgattatatatatatattttcattaataatgttaggtaatatattaatgtctttaaataaatttgCAAAGgcaataaaatattataatttatcatTACAATATTGTACTAAAGGAAAAATACCAATTTTTATGTTAGtacaaaataaatgtttatTAGCAGAATGTTTGAAGAAAAATGGAAATGTTTATAAAGCCATAGAACTAGCAGAAGAatgtttaaaaatattacatacaaatagtaataaatatattccaaatttagatttatatataatattaaagtTAGCACAAATGAAAGAATATATAGGTTGTAAAGATTTAAttacatattattcaaCCGTATcattaaaacaaaatagttgtaataataataatataattaacaagaaaatatgtttatctgattttataaattttgaacagaaatatttaaatgaaaaaaatatcaaatatagaaatgaagctataaatttatatataatattatatgagaaattaaaaaataaaaaaaactatGCTGTTGTAAAAGCTAAAGATATGTTTGgtaatttttatatcaaagatgatataacatataataataataataataataatatcgaaataaatataaataatgacGATATTGAAAGAATATATGAActtataaaagaaatattaaaaattaaagtAATATCATTATGTATGAATAAACAAATTATGTTTGCTTCCAAATTATTAGCAATCGTTTTATCTAAAAATTCATCTCCTTTTATAACTAATTTAACATTAATGAAAGACAAAAATGAAAATCGAAATATCctatttaataatatgtatgacgatgataatataaaaaatgtgaTGGAActaaatgaaaataaaaatataaaaaatctaatatatgatgatattTTAATGAATAATACTAATCATCACcatcatcataataataatattaatggTATGCTTAATTATGAACTTAGccattttcatttaaataaacaaaaaaaaatttttgaAAAAAGCTGTTACACAAAAgattatgattatatatctgtagaaaaaattttatttgatgatacatattttgaaatagaagatatatgtgaatattgttatttgaaatgtgatgataatattaataaatgtaataataatgaaatgatttattctttaaatCCAAGTATATGGTTTGATATActattttttaatgtaaTGAAAGGTAcatgtaataataaagaattaattgtattaattgatttatttaaattttttttaacacCTATGCAAAAACAacttatattatatcatataaaatctttacataatattaataataaagatgaatattcagaatatatacaatacatattaaatagggaacaaacaaaatatttacattttgCAAATGTGGTAgataaaaattttcataCATCATGGTATGACAATAATAACAAACCTGAGaatttttcaaattttgataaaaaggatgtaataaaaaatatagattTGTTATCTAATATTAGGGTTACAAATCCGAATCTATATTCTTGTTAA